In Gossypium arboreum isolate Shixiya-1 chromosome 5, ASM2569848v2, whole genome shotgun sequence, a single genomic region encodes these proteins:
- the LOC108452791 gene encoding lysine-specific histone demethylase 1 homolog 1, which translates to MEPPQDTSENPNDVLSDDDSSPENTNPDDQEIPSTTLDPPISDTQDESSDPVPDEQPQNTNSNPAEPGPPARKRRRRKRFFTELIANPSFSKNRRPRISGLAREMDTEALIAISVGFPVDSLTEEEIEANVVSRIGGQEQANYIVVRNHILARWRSNVSVWLTLEHALESIRAEHKNLVNAAYNFLLEHGYINFGLAPAVKEAKLKSFDGVERANVVIVGAGLSGLVAARQLVSMGFKVVILEGRTRPGGRVKTRKMKGDGVVAAADLGGSVLTGINGNPLGVLARQMGLPLHKVRDICPLYLPDGKAVDADVDSRIEVSFNQLLDRVCKLRHSMIEEVKSVDVPLGTALEAFRSVYKVAEDSQESMLLNWHLANLEYANASLMANLSMAYWDQDDPYEMGGDHCFIPGGNERFVRALAEDLPIFYGRTVQSIRYGIDGVRVYAGGQEFCGDMALCTVPLGVLKKGSIEFVPELPQRKKDAIQRLGFGLLNKVAMLFPYNFWGGEIDTFGHLTEDPSMRGEFFLFYSYSSVSGGPLLVALVAGDAAIKFELMSPVESVKRVLNILRGIFHPKGIVVPDPVQAVCTRWGKDRFTYGSYSHVAIGSSGDDYDILAESVGDGRVFFAGEATNKQYPATMHGAFLSGMREAANMLRVARRRSLILSDKVINDLEKCDTLNKLFENPDLTFGSFSALFDPHSNDVGSHAFIRVKFHGDKLNSSHLCLYGLITKKQAIQLSEMNGDGNRMNSLHRDFGVKLVGGKGLSNVAELLISRIKAAKPT; encoded by the coding sequence ATGGAGCCTCCCCAAGATACTTCCGAGAACCCTAACGATGTCCTTTCCGACGACGACTCTTCACCGGAAAACACCAATCCCGACGATCAAGAAATCCCCAGTACGACACTCGACCCACCCATTTCCGATACCCAAGATGAATCCTCCGATCCCGTCCCCGACGAGCAACCCCAAAACACTAATTCGAACCCCGCCGAGCCTGGTCCACCTGCACGCAAGCGCCGCCGCAGAAAGCGTTTCTTTACAGAACTCATCGCCAATCCATCCTTCTCCAAGAACCGGCGCCCTAGAATATCGGGCCTAGCTAGAGAAATGGACACCGAAGCTTTAATCGCGATTTCCGTTGGTTTCCCTGTTGATTCTCTTACCGAAGAAGAAATCGAAGCCAACGTGGTGTCCAGAATCGGAGGCCAAGAGCAAGCCAACTACATCGTTGTAAGAAATCACATTCTGGCTCGCTGGAGATCCAATGTATCCGTCTGGCTGACGCTCGAGCACGCCCTCGAATCAATCCGAGCTGAGCACAAGAACCTAGTGAACGCAGCATACAATTTCCTTCTCGAACACGGTTACATTAATTTCGGTTTAGCCCCGGCTGTTAAAGAAGCGAAATTGAAGTCTTTTGATGGTGTAGAAAGAGCCAATGTGGTGATTGTAGGTGCGGGTCTTTCCGGTTTGGTCGCGGCGAGGCAATTAGTTTCCATGGGGTTTAAAGTTGTCATCTTGGAAGGTAGGACGCGCCCTGGAGGGCGCGTAAAGACAAGGAAGATGAAAGGTGATGGGGTGGTGGCTGCAGCGGATCTTGGTGGGAGTGTTCTCACGGGAATAAATGGAAATCCACTTGGGGTTCTTGCAAGGCAAATGGGATTACCGCTTCATAAGGTGCGAGATATTTGTCCTTTGTATTTGCCAGATGGAAAGGCCGTAGATGCTGATGTTGATTCTAGGATAGAGGTTTCATTTAATCAGCTATTGGATAGGGTTTGTAAACTTAGGCATTCTATGATTGAGGAAGTTAAATCAGTTGATGTTCCATTAGGGACAGCATTAGAAGCCTTTAGGAGTGTTTACAAGGTTGCTGAGGATTCACAGGAGAGCATGTTGTTGAATTGGCATCTTGCTAACCTTGAATATGCTAATGCTTCTTTGATGGCTAATTTGTCTATGGCCTATTGGGATCAAGATGATCCATATGAGATGGGCGGCGATCACTGTTTCATACCCGGTGGCAATGAGAGGTTTGTTCGAGCACTTGCGGAGGACCTTCCCATTTTCTATGGGAGGACTGTGCAGAGTATCAGGTATGGTATCGATGGTGTTAGGGTTTACGCCGGTGGGCAGGAGTTTTGTGGGGATATGGCTCTTTGCACTGTTCCATTAGGAGTTCTCAAGAAGGGATCGATAGAATTTGTTCCTGAGCTTCCGCAAAGAAAGAAGGATGCCATTCAGAGACTGGGATTTGGGTTGCTGAATAAGGTTGCTATGTTGTTTCCATACAATTTTTGGGGCGGAGAGATTGATACTTTTGGCCATCTGACAGAAGACCCAAGTATGAGAGGCGAGTTCTTTTTGTTTTATAGCTATTCTTCTGTGTCAGGTGGTCCACTCCTTGTTGCTCTAGTTGCCGGAGATGCAGCAATCAAGTTTGAACTGATGTCTCCTGTTGAGTCTGTGAAAAGGGTTTTAAACATATTGCGAGGCATTTTTCATCCAAAAGGGATTGTTGTACCAGATCCTGTCCAGGCTGTTTGTACCCGGTGGGGAAAGGATCGCTTCACGTATGGATCCTACTCTCATGTTGCTATTGGTTCATCCGGCGATGATTATGATATTCTAGCTGAGAGTGTTGGAGATGGGAGAGTCTTCTTTGCAGGTGAGGCAACTAATAAGCAGTATCCTGCCACAATGCATGGAGCCTTTTTAAGTGGCATGAGAGAGGCCGCTAACATGCTTAGAGTGGCCAGGAGGAGGTCATTGATTCTATCTGACAAAGTTATTAACGACTTGGAGAAATGTGATACTTTGAATAAGTTGTTCGAGAACCCTGACCTGACATTCGGGAGCTTCTCAGCTTTGTTTGATCCCCATTCTAATGATGTTGGATCGCATGCATTTATAAGGGTCAAATTCCATGGGGATAAATTAAACTCGAGTCACTTGTGTCTTTATGGCTTGATTACGAAGAAGCAAGCCATTCAGTTAAGTGAAATGAATGGAGATGGGAACAGGATGAATTCGTTGCATCGTGACTTTGGGGTGAAGTTGGTTGGTGGTAAAGGGTTATCAAATGTTGCGGAGTTGCTGATATCACGCATCAAAGCAGCTAAACCAACCTAA